The genomic DNA GATCTAGAAGAATATTGAAGTATTTAGATTTAAATTGTAGTCATAAAAAAGTTCTGCTAATAATGAAGTTTCTAAAGTTAAAACCTAACAACTATAAAATACAAAAGAATAAATTAGGTAATCCAGAAAAAATTGGTAAGTATCCTAGATTATTTAAATATCAAACAAATTTGAAAAATTATGGAGATAATTTCTCTGTAGATATTACAGAGAAAATAATAGCAGGATGCAAACTATACACTTGCGCCTTTTATCATGTAAACACTAAAAAAGTTTATGGTTTGGTAACTAAAAATATTAAAGGTATGAAATTAGTATTAGAGTCATTTTTTAATATGGTTAATGAATTTGGAACATTTAAGCCAAACTCAATTATTCACTCTGATAATGGATCAGAATTTAAATCTTATCAATATCGCTTAGCTACAATGTGATTTGTTTTTGGCTTAAGTATGTCTAGAATTGGTAGATCAACGTACAATGGATATATTGAAGGTTTTGAAGTGCTTTTAAAAGAGAAGCAATTAAGGAGTATTATAAATACAATGTTGTAAATGAATATATTTATAATTTGAAAATGTATCAATATTTTTATAATAATAATAATAGATTTAGTTATAAAATATAGGTGTCCGAAAAAAAGGAACAGTACAACTCATACTATTACTTATAATTATAATAAATTGACTATTTTTTATATTCTTATATAATTTATTATATATGTATTAAAATAAGGGGAAATATGAAAACTGATCTAGATATATGTAAATCAAGAAATTTAAAAACTTTAGCCGTAGTTATGTTTAATATTGTTAAGGAAGATAAGGAATTTTTTTATATAGGTAGTAACTATAAAAAAAGCAAGCACTCAAAATACAAAGTGGAAGATTTTTATTTAGAAAATAATAAACTTCTTGTGAAAGAAACAAGATTGCCATTCTTATTGAAAAATGGAAGATATATACATGAAGCAAAAATTAAAAAAACAATTTATAATAATTATGATGATTTTATAAATATTTTATATAAAAATATTTTGAAAGAAAGATATAAGTATTCTGATAATGAATATGAAAGCATTATTTTTTCTTCATATTTTTCTTTAAGGGGTTCTATAGATATTTCAGTTAAATATATATCAATAGATTTTTTTAGAAAATTTGAGACTCCAAATTCTTTTGATAAGATTTTTAAATTATTAACATGTATTAGTGATTTAAGACAATTAAACTTAAATTTTAGATATTTACAAAGTCAATATCTAAAAGGAAAAACAAGAAATGATCAAATTAGAGTTAATTTAAAATATTTTTATGATAATTATTTAGAAGATTTAGAAAAATTAAATAAATATAAGGCTCTTTTATTAAAAGAAAATGGTAATTTAATTAATTCTATGAATTATGTAAAAAAAATTAATATAGATATATACAAAAGAAAAAACTTTTATATTAATAATTATGTAGCAAATAATAATTATTTTGATTTTGAAGATATTCAAAATCAAAGACAAGAAATCTTTGGAATTGAGGAAAAGGACTCAAAGGGAAGGAATTATAGCATTGTAAATTATGCAAGAAATTACTTAGAAGATATATGTTTTGGATGTTATAATGATTTTAATATTAAAGTAAGATCTTTTAAAAGAAAAGGTTCTGATTCTTACTATTTGGAAATTCATCATGTATTAGCTTTTGCAAATAATGAAAAATTTGATCATATAGATAATCTAGTTAAGTTATGTCCTACATGTCACAAAGCTCTTACTCCAAATAGAGCTGAAGAAAATTTACAGAAGAAAATAATTTTATCAATTATAAACATTGCTGATTGAACTAGGAAATTTATTTATGAATTTCTTGAAGATGAAGTAGGTGAAGCTGAATTAGTTAATTTTATTTTTGAAAAACTTAAATAATATTATATTTTAGTGTATTATAATTATTGTGAGGAATAAAATATAATATCCTCAAAAGGAGTTTTTATGTTTAAAATTCTCGATCTTTTTTGTGGAGCCGGTGGGTTTTCTTATGGAATAGAATTAAATAAAAATTTTAAAACAGTTGTAGCTTTAGATTTTAATAAGTCTGCTAAGGATACTTTTACTAATAATTTTAAAAATGTTAAGGTAATATGTGATGATATTACAAGTGAACATGTAAAATCAAAAATTATTTCTTTATCAAAGAGTGAAGGAGTAAATATGGTTATAGGTGGACCTCCATGTCAAGGATTTAGTCTTAAGGGGAAAAAAGCAGGTTTAGAAGATTCTAGAAATTTTCTATTTTTAGAATACTTTAATATAGTAAAAGAAATAAAACCTGAAGTATTTATAATTGAGAATGTTAAAGCATTAATAAATTCTTGTAATGGATATTTTATTGATCAAATCATAAAAAAATTTAAAGAAATAGGATATTTTATTAATTATGGAGTCATGGACTCATCTAAGTTTGGTGTACCCCAAATAAGAGAAAGAACAATTATTATAGGATCACTTAGTAAAAAACTTAGCTTGCCAAAAGAATTAGGAAAGAAAAAAATTACTGTAAGAGAAGCAATTTCTGATTTAGAGTTTTTAAATTCTGCTGAAGGTAATTTTATATTGGATTATAAAATAAATCCCAAAAGTAGTTACCAAAAGATTATGAGAAAAAACTCATTGAATTTATATAATCACATTTCTACAAAGCATAGTGAATTAGCTTTAAAAAAATTAAGTTTTATTCCAGCTGAAGGAGATAAAAGTAGTTTACCAATGAATTTAAGGGGAAAACAAAAGTTTCATACAACTTGATCAAGACTTATTTGAGATAAACCAAGTCCAACAATTGATACAAGATTTGATACACCTTCTAATGGAAGAAATTCTCACCCAATTTTAAATAGAGCAATTACTCCTAGGGAAGCTGCAAGATTACAAAGTTTTCCAGATACTTTTATCTTTTATGGAAATAAAACGGAGATCTGTAAACAAATAGGAAATGCAGTGCCCCCGTTAATGGCTAAATGTATTGCTGATTCTTTGATATCTCAATATAATTTTGAAAAAGTGGAAAGTGATTTTATAAAAATTTATAATGAAGATGCATATGTATATATTGAAAAACTAAAAAAAGATAATATAAGGCCAAATCATATAATTACTGATCCACCATACAATATATCTACTGATAATAATTTTGATACTTTAAGAAAACCTAGGGTTGGATTAAAATTTGGCGATTGAGATACTAATTTTAATTTATATGGATGAATACCTAAGTATATTGAAATACTTGATAAAAATGGAAGTATTATAATTTTTTGTTCTTATAGATTTATTAGTTATATAATTGAGGTTTTAGAAAAAAATAATGCAGTTGTAAAAGATGTTATAAAATGAAAAAAAACAAATCCTATGCCGAGAAACATTGATAGAAGATATGTTCAGGATACTGAATTTGCAGTATGAGCAGTAAAAAAAAGTTCAAAATGAGTTTTTAATAGAAAAATAGATTCAAAATATCTGAGAGCAGAGTTTCAATCTTCAGTAGTTTCAGGTAAAGAAAAAACATTGCATCCAACTCAAAAAAGTCTTAAAATTTTAGAAGAAATTATTGAAATACATACAAATGAAGGTGATTTAATAATTGATCCTTTTATGGGAAGCGGCACCACAGGCGTTGCTGCAAAAAAATTAAAAAGAAAGTTTCTTGGGATTGAAATTGAAAATGAGTATTACAAGTTAGCAAAAGATAGAATATTTAAGGAAAATAAGGAGTAATTATTTAATATGTTTTTATCGGATAAAGACCATGAAAAACTAAAAAATATTTTTAGAGAGCTAATAAAAAGCTCTAAAGAAATTAATATAATTTCACCTTTTATTACTAAAAATGCATTTAATATATTTAAAAATGAATTTAATTCTTTTTTTGATCAAGATGGGTCAATTAAAATATTAACTACAAATTTTGATAAGGATTCCAAAAATTTTAATGTGTTAGATCTAAAAGAAATAAAAAATAATAACCCAGAAAATATTGAAATAAGCATTCAGATTATTGACGAATTAAATAAAAATCCTTTGCATATGAAAGCATATTTATTTAAAAATGATAACAAAACTCAAGCTATTGTTGGTTCTTCAAATTTTACTTTTAAGGGTATGAATCATGGAGAATGAAATTTTTTAATTCACGACTCAATAACAATTGAAAAAATACAAAAAAGATTTTATGAAATGATAGATGAACAAGATTATAATTGAGTATCCATTGATGAATTAAATCCTAATGATTTTCAAAATCAAAAATTATATTTAAATAAATATAATTTGAAAAAAAGTAGAACTAGTCTAATATTGAGAGATTATCAAAAAGAGATTATCAATTTATTTAATAATGAAAAAAATAAAACTAAAAATCATTTGATAGTTTTGCCAACTGGAACTGGAAAAACTATTACTGCTTTATATATGTATAAAAATTTTGTAGAGTCTAACATCAACAATAG from Spiroplasma endosymbiont of Cantharis nigra includes the following:
- a CDS encoding DDE-type integrase/transposase/recombinase; the protein is MNINDVYKNEVKIYWSRRILKYLDLNCSHKKVLLIMKFLKLKPNNYKIQKNKLGNPEKIGKYPRLFKYQTNLKNYGDNFSVDITEKIIAGCKLYTCAFYHVNTKKVYGLVTKNIKGMKLVLESFFNMVNEFGTFKPNSIIHSDNGSEFKSYQYRLATMWFVFGLSMSRIGRSTYNGYIEGFEVLLKEKQLRSIINTML
- a CDS encoding HNH endonuclease signature motif containing protein — its product is MKTDLDICKSRNLKTLAVVMFNIVKEDKEFFYIGSNYKKSKHSKYKVEDFYLENNKLLVKETRLPFLLKNGRYIHEAKIKKTIYNNYDDFINILYKNILKERYKYSDNEYESIIFSSYFSLRGSIDISVKYISIDFFRKFETPNSFDKIFKLLTCISDLRQLNLNFRYLQSQYLKGKTRNDQIRVNLKYFYDNYLEDLEKLNKYKALLLKENGNLINSMNYVKKINIDIYKRKNFYINNYVANNNYFDFEDIQNQRQEIFGIEEKDSKGRNYSIVNYARNYLEDICFGCYNDFNIKVRSFKRKGSDSYYLEIHHVLAFANNEKFDHIDNLVKLCPTCHKALTPNRAEENLQKKIILSIINIADWTRKFIYEFLEDEVGEAELVNFIFEKLK
- the dcm gene encoding DNA (cytosine-5-)-methyltransferase, whose product is MFKILDLFCGAGGFSYGIELNKNFKTVVALDFNKSAKDTFTNNFKNVKVICDDITSEHVKSKIISLSKSEGVNMVIGGPPCQGFSLKGKKAGLEDSRNFLFLEYFNIVKEIKPEVFIIENVKALINSCNGYFIDQIIKKFKEIGYFINYGVMDSSKFGVPQIRERTIIIGSLSKKLSLPKELGKKKITVREAISDLEFLNSAEGNFILDYKINPKSSYQKIMRKNSLNLYNHISTKHSELALKKLSFIPAEGDKSSLPMNLRGKQKFHTTWSRLIWDKPSPTIDTRFDTPSNGRNSHPILNRAITPREAARLQSFPDTFIFYGNKTEICKQIGNAVPPLMAKCIADSLISQYNFEKVESDFIKIYNEDAYVYIEKLKKDNIRPNHIITDPPYNISTDNNFDTLRKPRVGLKFGDWDTNFNLYGWIPKYIEILDKNGSIIIFCSYRFISYIIEVLEKNNAVVKDVIKWKKTNPMPRNIDRRYVQDTEFAVWAVKKSSKWVFNRKIDSKYLRAEFQSSVVSGKEKTLHPTQKSLKILEEIIEIHTNEGDLIIDPFMGSGTTGVAAKKLKRKFLGIEIENEYYKLAKDRIFKENKE